A region of Microbacterium suwonense DNA encodes the following proteins:
- a CDS encoding FtsQ-type POTRA domain-containing protein — MRRPAPLPASAEDPDEVDAPARRPGRLRRRAATDVRTDVDEPSVVESAANVTEEIETDAGVAAMQDADAVQAGFEPADPDGIVRSGDVWRAARARRKALRAEIRRFTQRSRRRRIIWWSSIGAIVALVLGSVIAAYSPLFAVEKVTVVGAERVDAAAVQQALSGQLGSPLALIDAGAVKSALTEFPMIETYAIEARPPHELLVRIVERTPVGVIRSAAGYTLVDAAGVVLATTPQKPEGQPALSISGGTDSAAFHSVGLVIRSSPPTCARRSCR, encoded by the coding sequence ATGCGTCGCCCGGCACCGCTCCCGGCCTCGGCGGAGGATCCCGACGAGGTCGACGCCCCCGCACGGCGGCCCGGACGGCTCCGCCGCCGTGCGGCGACAGACGTGCGCACCGATGTGGACGAGCCCTCTGTCGTCGAGTCCGCAGCGAACGTCACCGAGGAGATCGAGACGGATGCCGGCGTCGCCGCCATGCAGGATGCGGATGCCGTGCAGGCCGGGTTCGAGCCTGCGGACCCGGACGGCATCGTGCGCAGTGGCGACGTCTGGCGCGCAGCGCGCGCCAGGAGGAAGGCGCTGCGGGCGGAGATCCGCCGCTTCACCCAGCGCTCCCGCCGACGGCGGATCATCTGGTGGTCGTCGATCGGCGCGATCGTCGCACTCGTGCTCGGCAGCGTGATCGCCGCGTACAGCCCGCTCTTCGCGGTCGAGAAGGTCACCGTGGTCGGGGCCGAGAGGGTGGATGCCGCAGCGGTGCAGCAGGCGCTGTCCGGACAGCTCGGCTCGCCGCTGGCCTTGATCGACGCCGGTGCGGTGAAATCCGCGCTGACCGAGTTCCCGATGATCGAGACCTATGCGATCGAGGCGCGACCGCCGCATGAGCTGCTGGTGCGCATCGTCGAGCGCACACCGGTCGGGGTGATCCGCTCCGCCGCCGGATACACCCTCGTGGACGCGGCGGGTGTCGTGCTGGCCACCACACCGCAGAAGCCGGAGGGGCAGCCTGCGCTGTCGATCTCGGGCGGCACGGACTCCGCGGCGTTCCACAGCGTGGGTCTGGTGATCCGCTCCTCCCCGCCGACCTGCGCGCGCAGGTCGTGCAGGTGA
- a CDS encoding peptidoglycan glycosyltransferase FtsW yields MIASTAVLLTIFGVVMVLSATSANPTGPLEAALRQGMFAAIGIPLMFLISRLPVTFFGKIAWPALILAVMFQLLVFVRGVGISSYGNRNWIKLAGVQLQPSEFLKLALAIWIAFVLLRKQSKLGTWHQVFIPVVPVSVFAIGTVLAGDDLGTVMVLVLVVLGCLFFSGAKLRLFILPLLGGLVAVVAFALTSENRMKRILAAFNPAACDAEKECYQAVHGMWGMANGGFFGVGLGNSQEKYWLPAASNDYIFAIVGEELGLLGCLLVLALFAVFAVGAFHIIRKTDDPFIRIAAGGITVWVIGQALINIGVVVRIFPVMGVPLPFMSQGGTSLLSVMMACGVLLAFARTIPASAKPVKGAASKTAAGASRKPARSTASKGKVTRGDARSERSKSK; encoded by the coding sequence ATGATCGCCTCCACGGCGGTGCTGCTGACGATCTTCGGTGTCGTGATGGTGCTCTCCGCCACCAGCGCCAACCCCACAGGCCCTCTGGAAGCCGCGCTGCGGCAGGGGATGTTCGCCGCCATCGGTATCCCGCTGATGTTCCTGATCAGCCGACTGCCGGTGACGTTCTTCGGCAAGATCGCCTGGCCAGCGCTGATCCTGGCGGTGATGTTCCAGTTGCTCGTGTTCGTGCGGGGCGTGGGAATCTCGTCCTACGGCAACAGGAACTGGATCAAGCTCGCCGGCGTGCAGCTGCAGCCCTCCGAGTTCCTCAAGCTCGCACTGGCCATCTGGATCGCCTTCGTGCTGCTGCGCAAGCAGTCCAAGCTCGGCACCTGGCACCAGGTGTTCATCCCCGTCGTGCCGGTATCGGTGTTCGCCATCGGCACCGTCCTCGCCGGCGACGACCTGGGCACCGTGATGGTGCTCGTGCTCGTCGTGCTCGGCTGCCTGTTCTTCTCCGGGGCGAAGCTGCGTCTGTTCATCCTTCCGCTGCTGGGCGGACTGGTGGCGGTGGTGGCGTTCGCGCTGACCAGCGAGAACCGTATGAAGCGCATCCTCGCCGCCTTCAACCCGGCGGCCTGCGATGCCGAGAAGGAGTGCTACCAGGCCGTGCACGGCATGTGGGGCATGGCCAACGGCGGCTTCTTCGGTGTGGGACTGGGGAACTCGCAGGAGAAGTACTGGCTGCCGGCGGCCTCGAACGACTACATCTTCGCCATCGTCGGCGAGGAGCTGGGACTGCTCGGCTGCCTGCTGGTGCTTGCGCTGTTCGCCGTCTTCGCCGTCGGCGCCTTCCACATCATCCGCAAGACCGACGACCCGTTCATCCGCATCGCGGCGGGTGGGATCACGGTCTGGGTCATCGGCCAGGCGCTGATCAACATCGGCGTCGTGGTGCGCATCTTCCCGGTGATGGGCGTCCCGCTGCCGTTCATGTCGCAGGGTGGCACCTCGCTGCTCTCGGTGATGATGGCATGCGGGGTGCTGCTCGCCTTCGCACGCACGATCCCCGCGTCGGCGAAGCCGGTCAAGGGGGCGGCCTCGAAGACCGCCGCGGGCGCTTCCCGCAAGCCTGCCAGGAGCACAGCATCGAAGGGTAAGGTCACGAGGGGCGATGCACGGAGCGAGCGGAGCAAGTCGAAGTGA
- the murD gene encoding UDP-N-acetylmuramoyl-L-alanine--D-glutamate ligase yields the protein MGADRLDTLTSWRADWSGLRVAVLGLSVTGFSAADTLAELGADVLVLSEGAAEEYARLVPVIGARLELGPLGEVPEVLRDFDPEVIVASPGFAPAHPVVRWAQRSGIALWGDVELAWRVRDKVLRDNGTPAEWVLITGTNGKTTTTQLTATLLNAGGLRAAPCGNIGVPVLDAVRDPGGFDVLVVELSSHQLWYIGKSAPAGQLVPHASTCLNLADDHLVWHGSADAYRAAKAVVYRNTTAACVYNKADLATLRMVEEADVIEGARAIGFDLGTPGPSDLGVVDGILVDRAFHDDRRHSALEVTTVDELRAVGLAAPHVVQNILAASALARSLGVAPAAIHDALQTFTMDAHRIQLVAEHRGIRWVDDSKATNPHAAASSLRAHPGAIWIVGGDLKGVDLDDLVADAGATAGGAIVIGVDREPVLSAFRRHAPHVPVREVGTGDTGEVMDRVVEVATGMIHGEGTVLLAPAAASFDQFTSYADRGERFARAVREWIERGSADDADGSPAAH from the coding sequence GTGGGTGCGGATCGTCTTGACACGCTGACCAGCTGGCGCGCCGACTGGAGCGGACTGCGCGTCGCCGTGCTGGGGTTGAGCGTGACCGGCTTCTCGGCCGCCGACACGCTCGCAGAACTCGGCGCCGACGTCCTGGTGCTCTCGGAGGGTGCTGCGGAGGAGTACGCGCGTCTGGTGCCGGTGATCGGCGCACGACTGGAACTCGGCCCGCTCGGCGAGGTCCCCGAGGTGCTGCGCGACTTCGACCCCGAGGTGATCGTCGCCTCACCTGGCTTCGCGCCCGCGCATCCGGTCGTCCGGTGGGCGCAGCGCAGCGGCATCGCGCTCTGGGGCGATGTCGAGCTGGCCTGGCGGGTGCGCGACAAGGTGCTCCGCGACAACGGGACGCCCGCCGAATGGGTGCTCATCACCGGCACCAACGGCAAGACCACCACCACTCAGCTCACCGCCACGCTGCTGAACGCCGGCGGGCTGCGGGCGGCGCCCTGCGGCAACATCGGCGTGCCGGTGCTGGATGCGGTCCGCGATCCGGGCGGTTTCGACGTGCTGGTGGTCGAACTCTCCAGCCATCAGCTCTGGTACATCGGGAAGTCGGCACCGGCCGGGCAGCTCGTGCCGCACGCGTCGACCTGCCTGAACCTGGCCGACGACCATCTCGTCTGGCACGGCAGCGCCGACGCGTACCGTGCGGCCAAGGCAGTCGTGTACCGGAACACGACCGCGGCCTGCGTCTACAACAAGGCCGACCTCGCCACCCTGCGGATGGTGGAGGAGGCGGATGTCATCGAGGGGGCCCGCGCCATCGGCTTCGACCTCGGCACGCCCGGCCCCAGCGATCTGGGGGTCGTCGACGGCATCCTGGTGGATCGGGCCTTCCACGACGATCGGCGGCACAGCGCGCTGGAGGTGACCACCGTCGACGAGCTGCGCGCGGTCGGCCTGGCCGCACCGCACGTCGTGCAGAACATCCTCGCCGCCTCCGCGCTCGCCCGCTCGCTGGGCGTCGCCCCCGCCGCGATCCACGATGCGCTGCAGACCTTCACGATGGATGCGCACCGCATCCAGCTCGTCGCCGAGCATCGCGGGATCCGGTGGGTGGACGATTCCAAGGCGACCAACCCGCACGCCGCCGCCTCGTCGCTGCGAGCGCACCCCGGCGCGATCTGGATCGTCGGCGGCGACCTCAAGGGCGTCGACCTCGATGACCTGGTCGCCGATGCCGGGGCCACGGCAGGCGGCGCGATCGTGATCGGCGTGGATCGTGAGCCCGTTCTGTCGGCATTCCGGCGACACGCGCCGCACGTGCCGGTGCGGGAGGTCGGCACTGGCGACACTGGAGAGGTCATGGACCGCGTGGTGGAAGTCGCGACGGGGATGATCCACGGCGAGGGCACGGTTCTGCTGGCCCCCGCAGCGGCATCCTTCGACCAGTTCACCAGCTACGCGGACCGGGGAGAGCGCTTCGCCCGGGCGGTGCGCGAATGGATCGAGCGGGGGAGCGCAGATGACGCAGACGGCTCACCCGCCGCGCACTGA
- the murC gene encoding UDP-N-acetylmuramate--L-alanine ligase: protein MIRPDLTLPIPETITSAHFIGIGGSGMSGLARMFLDAGIRVSGSDRADSDNLRALAAAGATVHVGHDAAHLGDADTVVHTGAIWPENPEFVTAKQRGLHVIHRSQALFWLIGGRRLVSVAGAHGKTTSTGMLVTALQALDADPSFVNGGVIEQLGLSSASGADELFVIEADESDGTFLLYDTSVALITNVDPDHLDFFSSEDAFYDAFVRFGDEAREAVVISSDDPGAQRVRAGLGHRRVVTFGQAEDADLRIADIDTSGAAAATLISGDESVRMRLAVPGAHNAINAAGVVAVLMTLGHGLAEASAALEGFAGTVRRLELHGDARGVRVYDDYSHHPTEVRAALEAMRGIAGGGRVIAIQQPHTYSRTQHLHREFAEVLEELADHTVMLDVYGAREDPVPGVTGRLVSDDFSDQARVHYVPDWQEAADYTAQVARAGDVVVTLGCGNVYQIIPQVLDSLRRTPGA, encoded by the coding sequence ATGATCAGACCCGACCTCACCCTGCCCATCCCCGAGACCATCACCTCCGCGCACTTCATCGGCATCGGTGGCTCCGGGATGAGCGGCCTCGCCCGGATGTTCCTGGATGCCGGCATCCGCGTCTCCGGCTCCGACCGCGCCGACAGCGACAATCTGCGCGCCCTGGCGGCTGCCGGGGCGACCGTGCACGTCGGGCACGACGCCGCCCACTTGGGGGATGCCGACACGGTGGTCCACACCGGGGCGATCTGGCCGGAGAACCCCGAGTTCGTCACCGCCAAGCAGCGCGGACTGCACGTGATCCATCGCTCGCAGGCCCTGTTCTGGCTGATCGGCGGACGCCGCCTGGTGTCGGTCGCGGGAGCGCACGGCAAGACCACCTCCACCGGGATGCTGGTGACGGCGCTGCAGGCGCTGGACGCCGACCCGAGCTTCGTCAACGGCGGCGTGATCGAGCAGCTCGGCCTGTCGAGCGCCTCCGGCGCCGACGAGCTGTTCGTCATCGAAGCCGACGAGTCCGACGGCACGTTCCTGCTGTACGACACCTCCGTCGCGCTGATCACGAACGTCGACCCCGATCACCTGGACTTCTTCAGCTCCGAGGACGCCTTCTACGACGCCTTCGTGCGCTTCGGCGACGAGGCGCGGGAAGCCGTCGTGATCTCCAGTGACGACCCGGGAGCCCAGCGGGTGCGGGCGGGGCTCGGCCACCGTCGCGTGGTGACCTTCGGGCAGGCGGAGGATGCCGATCTGCGCATCGCCGACATCGACACCTCCGGCGCGGCCGCCGCCACCCTGATCAGCGGCGACGAGTCCGTGCGTATGCGGCTCGCGGTGCCCGGCGCGCACAACGCGATCAACGCGGCGGGCGTGGTGGCCGTGCTGATGACGCTGGGACACGGGCTCGCCGAGGCCTCAGCCGCGCTGGAGGGGTTCGCGGGGACCGTGCGCCGCCTGGAGCTGCACGGTGACGCTCGTGGGGTGCGCGTGTACGACGACTACTCCCATCATCCGACCGAGGTGCGGGCCGCACTGGAGGCGATGCGCGGCATCGCGGGGGGCGGACGCGTCATCGCGATCCAGCAGCCGCACACCTATTCGCGCACGCAGCACCTGCACCGCGAGTTCGCCGAGGTGCTCGAGGAGCTCGCCGACCACACCGTGATGCTCGACGTCTACGGTGCCCGCGAGGATCCGGTGCCCGGAGTGACGGGGCGGCTGGTCAGCGACGACTTCTCGGATCAGGCCAGGGTGCATTACGTGCCGGACTGGCAGGAGGCCGCCGACTACACCGCGCAGGTCGCGCGCGCAGGTGATGTCGTGGTCACGCTCGGCTGCGGGAACGTGTACCAGATCATCCCGCAGGTGCTCGATTCCCTCCGGCGCACTCCAGGAGCCTGA
- the lspA gene encoding signal peptidase II yields MTGRRPLRRSAAGAIVAILAAFVLAADQFAKHLTVEHLPAEKVVPVLGEFLQLFYIRNSGAAFSIGAGMTWIFTIALAVVAVVIVWKTVGVRSRLWAVVLGCLLGGVLGNLTDRLFREPGFGRGHVIDMISMPWMLPAIFNVADMFIVTGMIAVALLVVIGLRLDGTRERDHAERADAAATDDAAEREAAPTEDSAIGPGTTSTAAEG; encoded by the coding sequence TTGACAGGACGTCGTCCCCTTCGTCGGTCGGCGGCCGGTGCGATCGTCGCGATCCTCGCGGCGTTCGTGCTGGCCGCCGATCAGTTTGCCAAGCACCTCACCGTCGAGCATCTTCCCGCAGAGAAGGTCGTTCCGGTGCTGGGGGAGTTCCTGCAGCTGTTCTACATCCGCAATTCCGGTGCGGCGTTCTCGATCGGTGCCGGGATGACGTGGATCTTCACGATCGCGCTGGCCGTCGTCGCGGTTGTCATCGTCTGGAAGACCGTGGGCGTGCGCTCGCGGCTATGGGCGGTCGTGCTCGGCTGCCTGCTCGGCGGTGTGCTGGGGAACCTCACGGATCGGCTGTTCCGGGAACCGGGGTTCGGGCGAGGTCATGTCATCGACATGATCTCGATGCCGTGGATGCTCCCGGCGATCTTCAACGTCGCCGACATGTTCATCGTCACCGGCATGATCGCCGTCGCGCTGCTGGTGGTCATCGGGCTGCGCCTGGACGGCACTCGCGAGCGCGATCATGCGGAGCGGGCCGATGCCGCAGCCACGGACGACGCGGCCGAGCGCGAAGCAGCCCCGACCGAGGACAGCGCGATCGGACCGGGCACCACCAGCACGGCCGCAGAGGGCTGA
- a CDS encoding YggT family protein, which produces MLVLIARLVLDYIPLFNRNWRPKGVGLVLAEAVYTLTDPPIRFFRRLVPPLRMGTISLDFGFALTMIVVLILMTIARAL; this is translated from the coding sequence ATGCTGGTGCTCATCGCCCGGCTGGTGCTGGATTACATACCGCTCTTCAACCGGAACTGGCGTCCCAAGGGCGTGGGCCTGGTCCTCGCCGAGGCCGTCTACACGCTGACGGATCCGCCGATCCGCTTCTTCCGCCGACTGGTCCCGCCGCTGCGGATGGGTACGATCTCGCTGGACTTCGGCTTTGCGCTGACGATGATCGTCGTGCTCATTCTGATGACCATCGCGCGTGCTCTCTGA
- a CDS encoding UDP-N-acetylglucosamine--N-acetylmuramyl-(pentapeptide) pyrophosphoryl-undecaprenol N-acetylglucosamine transferase, with translation MTTYLLAGGGTAGHVNPLLAVGDVLRERDGDAVLVLGTKEGLESRLVPARGYELLIVDKVPFPRRPNRAALGFPLRFRRAIAQVRAHIRAHGVDVVVGFGGYASAPAYVAARRERIPFVVHEANAKPGLANVLGARSAAGVGVAFAGTPLRGGEVVGMPLRREIVELDRAAFRAEAAAEFDLDADRPVLLVFGGSLGAQRLNEALAGSWQDILAAGWQLLHVTGERSDLADPQVTGYTLRRYVDRMDLAFALADLVLSRSGSATVSEISALGLPALYVPYSVGNGEQRLNAASAVAAGAARLLDDAGFDADAVRTQVVPLLGDRERIAAMAEAAQRVGSRTGTEDLVALIDRALAEK, from the coding sequence GTGACCACCTACCTTCTGGCCGGCGGGGGCACCGCCGGCCATGTCAATCCGCTGCTCGCCGTCGGAGACGTGCTGCGCGAGCGTGACGGCGACGCCGTTCTCGTGCTCGGCACGAAGGAGGGATTGGAGTCCCGGCTCGTCCCGGCTCGCGGCTATGAGCTGCTGATCGTCGACAAGGTGCCCTTCCCGCGCAGACCGAACCGCGCGGCCCTCGGGTTCCCGCTCCGATTCCGTCGTGCGATCGCGCAGGTGCGCGCACACATCCGCGCTCACGGTGTGGATGTCGTCGTCGGGTTCGGCGGGTACGCATCCGCCCCCGCCTACGTCGCCGCACGGCGCGAGCGGATCCCCTTCGTGGTGCACGAGGCGAACGCGAAGCCGGGTCTGGCCAACGTGCTGGGTGCGCGGAGTGCGGCAGGAGTGGGCGTGGCGTTCGCGGGGACCCCGCTGCGCGGTGGCGAGGTGGTCGGAATGCCGCTGCGCCGGGAGATCGTGGAGCTCGACCGCGCGGCCTTCCGAGCGGAGGCTGCGGCCGAGTTCGACCTGGACGCCGACCGGCCCGTGCTGCTGGTCTTCGGCGGATCGCTCGGTGCCCAGCGGCTCAACGAGGCTCTCGCCGGCTCGTGGCAGGACATCCTCGCCGCCGGCTGGCAGCTTCTGCACGTGACCGGGGAGCGCAGCGACCTGGCGGATCCGCAGGTGACCGGCTACACCCTGCGCCGGTACGTTGACCGGATGGATCTCGCGTTCGCCCTCGCCGATCTCGTCCTCTCGCGCTCGGGATCCGCCACCGTCAGCGAGATCAGCGCCCTCGGACTGCCCGCGCTGTATGTGCCGTACTCCGTCGGCAACGGGGAGCAGCGGCTGAACGCCGCATCCGCTGTCGCCGCCGGCGCCGCCCGGCTGCTGGACGATGCGGGCTTCGACGCCGACGCCGTCCGCACGCAGGTAGTGCCGCTGCTCGGCGACCGGGAGCGCATCGCCGCGATGGCCGAGGCCGCGCAGCGGGTCGGCAGCCGCACGGGCACGGAGGACCTGGTGGCGCTCATCGATCGAGCCCTCGCGGAAAAGTAG
- a CDS encoding DivIVA domain-containing protein, producing the protein MALTPDDVVHKEFQHVRFKDGFDPEEVDDYLDEIVVEWRKTIEENNELKAKLAAFESGQGAQAEAPAPAAAAPVAAAPVEAAPAPDTAASATGTSAGIIELAQRLHDEHVAEGEAKRRQLIAEAETEVARIRTEAEAKQREESARLERERNTLEARITELREFERDYRSKLRTMIESQLRDLDQQSSTDSTPVSAIGL; encoded by the coding sequence ATGGCACTTACCCCGGATGACGTCGTCCACAAGGAGTTCCAGCACGTCCGCTTCAAGGACGGCTTCGACCCCGAAGAGGTCGACGACTACCTCGACGAGATCGTCGTTGAATGGCGCAAGACCATCGAGGAGAACAACGAGCTGAAGGCCAAGCTCGCGGCCTTCGAGTCGGGGCAGGGCGCCCAGGCCGAAGCTCCCGCCCCCGCGGCAGCGGCACCGGTCGCGGCAGCACCCGTCGAAGCCGCCCCCGCGCCGGACACTGCGGCATCCGCCACGGGCACCTCTGCAGGCATCATCGAGCTGGCCCAGCGCCTGCACGATGAGCACGTCGCCGAGGGCGAGGCCAAGCGCCGACAGCTCATCGCCGAGGCCGAGACCGAGGTCGCGCGCATCCGCACCGAGGCCGAGGCGAAGCAGCGTGAGGAATCCGCTCGTCTCGAGCGCGAGCGCAACACTCTCGAGGCGCGTATCACGGAGCTTCGCGAGTTCGAGCGCGACTACCGCAGCAAGCTGCGCACCATGATCGAGAGCCAGCTGCGCGATCTCGACCAGCAGTCGTCCACCGACTCCACTCCCGTCTCGGCCATCGGCCTGTAG
- the mraY gene encoding phospho-N-acetylmuramoyl-pentapeptide-transferase yields MRSLLMATAISLAFSLFLTPVFLKGFRRIGWGQVIRTPEDIANPNHEAKRGTPTMGGVIFILGTIVGYFAGTFFGGTTPALSAMLVLWLMVGFGIVGFIDDYMKVRSQRSLGLSGWRKIVGQLAVLIPFGVVALNFPNSLDQYPASGFVSLFRDISWLNLFAFGAVLGWALYLIWISVIGVATSNSVNLTDGLDGLAAGAGVFVVGSYGLIAFWQFKQSCVGEGWNTVGCYEVREPLNLATVAAAFAGGLIGFLWWNAPKAKVFMGDVGSMAIGGVVTAMAILTRTELLLFVIAGIFVISSGSVILQRLYFKLTRGRRLFLMSPFHHHLEMRGWAEVTIVVRLWIIAGLLAASAVGLFYVDWFAQASNG; encoded by the coding sequence GTGAGGTCCCTGCTTATGGCGACGGCGATATCGCTCGCCTTCTCGCTCTTCCTGACCCCCGTCTTCCTGAAGGGGTTCCGCAGGATCGGCTGGGGGCAGGTCATCCGCACCCCCGAGGACATCGCCAATCCGAACCACGAAGCCAAACGAGGCACACCGACGATGGGCGGTGTCATCTTCATCCTCGGCACGATCGTCGGCTACTTCGCCGGCACGTTCTTCGGCGGCACGACGCCCGCGCTCTCGGCGATGCTGGTGCTCTGGCTCATGGTCGGCTTCGGGATCGTCGGCTTCATCGACGACTACATGAAGGTGCGCAGCCAGCGCAGCCTGGGACTGTCGGGCTGGCGCAAGATCGTCGGACAGCTTGCGGTGCTGATCCCCTTCGGCGTGGTCGCGCTGAACTTCCCGAACTCGCTCGACCAGTACCCGGCCAGCGGCTTCGTCTCCCTCTTCCGCGACATCTCCTGGCTGAACCTGTTCGCCTTCGGTGCGGTGCTCGGCTGGGCGCTGTACCTGATCTGGATCTCGGTGATCGGCGTCGCCACCTCGAACAGCGTGAACCTCACCGACGGACTCGACGGCCTCGCTGCCGGGGCCGGCGTGTTCGTCGTCGGCTCCTACGGACTGATCGCCTTCTGGCAGTTCAAGCAGTCCTGCGTGGGCGAGGGCTGGAACACCGTGGGTTGCTACGAGGTGCGTGAGCCGCTGAACCTGGCGACGGTCGCCGCGGCCTTCGCCGGCGGGCTGATCGGGTTCCTGTGGTGGAACGCGCCCAAGGCGAAGGTCTTCATGGGCGACGTGGGCTCGATGGCGATCGGCGGCGTGGTCACGGCGATGGCGATCCTCACCCGCACCGAGCTGCTGCTGTTCGTGATCGCCGGCATCTTCGTGATCTCGTCGGGCTCGGTCATCCTGCAGCGGCTGTACTTCAAGCTCACGCGCGGTAGGCGGCTGTTCCTGATGAGCCCGTTCCATCACCATCTCGAGATGCGCGGCTGGGCCGAGGTGACCATCGTCGTGCGGCTGTGGATCATCGCGGGCCTGCTGGCGGCATCCGCCGTCGGCCTGTTCTACGTGGACTGGTTCGCCCAGGCTTCGAACGGCTGA
- the ftsZ gene encoding cell division protein FtsZ, translated as MSQNQNYLAVIKVVGVGGGGVNAVNRMIDLGLRGVEFIAVNTDAQALLMSDADVKLDVGRELTRGLGAGADPEVGRRAAEDHAEEIEQALTGADMVFVTAGEGGGTGTGGAPVVARIAKSIGALTIGVVTKPFSFEGRRRQSQAEAGVSKLKEEVDTLIVVPNDRLLEISDRGISMIEAFATADQVLLAGVQGITDLITTPGLINLDFADVKSVMQGAGSALMGIGSARGADRAIKAAELAVESPLLEASIEGAHGVLLSIQGGSNLGIFEIHDAADLVKEAAHPEANIIFGTVIDDTLGDEVRVTVIAAGFDGGEPSPRLEPLDVKRPEASPLPEVRLDPSNDDESDEPKAPAAPAVAPSIDPAFTDDSDLDIPEFLR; from the coding sequence ATGAGCCAGAACCAGAACTACCTCGCCGTGATCAAGGTCGTCGGCGTCGGCGGTGGCGGCGTCAACGCCGTGAACCGCATGATCGATCTCGGGCTCCGCGGAGTCGAGTTCATCGCCGTGAACACCGACGCGCAGGCGCTGCTGATGAGCGACGCCGACGTCAAGCTCGATGTGGGACGCGAGCTCACCCGCGGCCTGGGTGCCGGAGCCGACCCGGAGGTCGGCCGGCGCGCGGCCGAGGATCATGCCGAGGAGATCGAGCAGGCACTCACCGGCGCCGACATGGTCTTCGTCACTGCGGGCGAGGGCGGCGGCACCGGCACCGGCGGCGCTCCGGTCGTCGCCCGCATCGCCAAGTCGATCGGCGCTCTGACCATCGGCGTGGTCACCAAGCCGTTCTCCTTCGAAGGCCGTCGACGGCAGAGTCAGGCCGAGGCGGGTGTCTCCAAGCTGAAGGAGGAGGTCGACACCCTCATCGTGGTGCCGAACGACCGCCTGCTGGAGATCAGCGACCGCGGCATCTCGATGATCGAGGCCTTCGCCACCGCCGATCAGGTGCTCCTGGCCGGTGTGCAAGGCATCACCGACCTGATCACGACCCCCGGTCTGATCAACCTCGACTTCGCCGACGTCAAGTCGGTCATGCAGGGCGCCGGCTCCGCGCTCATGGGCATCGGCTCGGCGCGGGGAGCCGACCGGGCGATCAAGGCCGCCGAACTGGCCGTCGAGTCGCCGCTGCTGGAGGCGTCGATCGAGGGCGCGCACGGTGTGCTGCTGTCGATCCAGGGCGGATCGAACCTGGGCATCTTCGAGATCCACGACGCGGCCGACCTGGTCAAGGAGGCTGCGCACCCCGAGGCGAACATCATCTTCGGAACCGTCATCGACGACACCCTCGGCGACGAGGTGCGCGTGACCGTGATCGCCGCCGGCTTCGACGGTGGGGAGCCCTCGCCGCGGCTGGAGCCCCTGGACGTGAAGCGTCCCGAGGCGAGCCCGCTGCCCGAGGTCCGCCTCGACCCGAGCAACGACGACGAGAGCGATGAGCCGAAGGCGCCGGCGGCGCCGGCTGTGGCGCCCAGCATCGATCCGGCGTTCACCGACGACAGCGACCTCGACATCCCCGAGTTCCTGCGGTGA
- a CDS encoding cell division protein SepF: MGNPLKKTMVYLGLADEEEVYEDEAPQAPVRASREREREREEQAPAPVTPLRRPTAVRQPAAGAVNEILTVHPKQYRDAQVIAENFRDGVPVIINLSQMSDADARRLIDFASGLSLGLYGRIERVTSKVFLLSPENIAVSGQGGIAQAAPASFDS; encoded by the coding sequence ATGGGTAACCCGCTGAAGAAGACCATGGTGTATCTCGGCCTCGCCGACGAGGAAGAGGTCTACGAGGACGAGGCCCCTCAGGCCCCCGTCCGCGCATCGCGTGAGCGCGAGCGGGAGCGGGAGGAGCAGGCGCCCGCCCCCGTGACGCCGCTCCGCCGGCCCACTGCCGTGCGCCAGCCGGCGGCGGGTGCGGTCAACGAGATCCTCACCGTGCACCCGAAGCAGTACCGCGACGCTCAGGTGATCGCTGAGAACTTCCGCGACGGAGTCCCCGTGATCATCAATCTGTCTCAGATGAGCGATGCCGATGCGCGTCGTCTGATCGACTTCGCCAGCGGGCTGTCGCTGGGACTGTACGGGCGGATCGAGCGGGTCACCAGCAAGGTGTTCCTGCTCTCGCCCGAGAACATCGCGGTATCCGGCCAGGGCGGCATCGCCCAGGCGGCGCCGGCTTCGTTCGACTCCTGA